AAGACATTGTTTTTGAATACCCTGTTGACCGTACTTAATGCTAAATTTCTATGAATCTTTGTCAGaacattagttttttttcctaattaggtcaacattaaaaaaaagattttgctTCTTTGGGCTTTAAATGACATAAAGTCCCCTAATAAGAATAACGTTCTCATTAAATAGATATTTTCTTAGTACACATGCGAATCATTATAAGCTTAGAATTAACAAGATATATTGTTCTGAACAATGTAGTTTCTTATTTGATTGTCGTATTTGTCACATTCTAAAACGTTTGATACAacgttgtattattgcaaaaggCGCGGCAATCATTCTTAATTCTTGATACATTCAGATTGCAGACGTTTGAAGAAGTACATGTTGCTTTAAATGATTTCAAGACGTGGGTAGGTCAATGGGATCAACCTGCCTCTCCGTGCGAATCAGGGACAAAAATAAGGTATGTTCATGAATGTGTTCATGAATCCGCGTAATcatcatgatttttttatttcaccatggcttattctgcaacaaattatTAGCGGGACAAAAACTTTGAAACAGTTGCGAAAGCTTCAAGAATTGCTCCAGAAAAATGCTTGAGCGGTAATGCGCGATAACACATTTAtgatttttagtgtgagcgttagctcacactaatgttacagaccatattttggaaatcagtatgtgcttagaagccttagctacgctatggaaagacaaccactgcctgttgcagcagacgacaaatgctacgacatttctgattttataatgtttttcttttaacgAGAGTCTCTTGTAAGGGGaagacaatttatgcatatgcattaagccctgtttccccaaaataaagcttaaattatattttgtattaatgatttaaaaaaacaacacatctggacctgtgctttaagacacactctttataaatttgaatgggttgtgttcatttaaaacttgcaatataaaaagctataaaataatttttgaaactgagttgcgtctaaacttatacaacagcgaacacctacagtgccttcagcgctttgattagtgtaagcgttagctcacactaatgttacagagcatattttgaaaatcagtatgtgcttataAGTCTTAGCTACGCTATGGCAAGACAACAACTGCCTGTTTCAGCAGACGGCAAATGCTatgagcgtctgctaggaaagataaccaccacatttgcctgtttatagttcaccactggtacactgcagtgggtaaatatgactaatagtgtttaacagcttgtaagacgagatttgccagtctagtgtttatcattgaaatctgtacgtattggctgctttcagggaaaacggggcttaatgcatgtcaaataagattagcctgtgcatactgattagcctgtgcaatgcgcacaagctaatcaatgacgacatttctgattttataatgtttttcttttaaagagaGTCCCTGGTattgggatgacaatttatgcatatgcattaagccctgttttcccaaaatgaagcttaaattatgtttttattaatgatttaaaaaagcacatctggacctgtgctttaagaaacactctttatacatttgaatgggttgtgttcatttaaaacttgcaatataaaaagctataaaatattttttttaactgagttgcgtctaaacttatacaacagcgaacacctactgTGCCTTCAGCGCGTTGATTATGTAATTGTCCAGGTAAACCCCATGTTAAGTACATGTTCAATATTTCGGTTCAACAATGGAACTGCACGTGtataatattctttaaatttggtatacacaattattttttctGTATGTTTCAAAAGGTATAAGGTTATTTTGCTATTTTGTATGATGTTAAGATTTTCGTAAGCCTTAGAATAAGCAGATTATGTTATAAGACAAATAACAAAAGATCATGTTAGAATCAAAACCGATTGTTATAAACCGTTTGTGTCTTGTTATAACCAACGTTTCATCGTTTCGATAATTGTTCCATCCCCACTTATTCCTCCTCAGCTGAACACCAACCCGTTGATAaaagttgttattcggaactcttcagtctgggtttttccgatatttgagcacgcgcggtaggtacaaacaaaagttgactagcatattttataagagagtgaatcaataatttctcttattgCTTAGTAGTAAACACTACTTTTTcagctcaaacgttcgttatagttgataacaataccatgatttaataatttttctttagatgaactaatctccatcgtgtttaatttgtaaggatactatgtaacacgatataatgctgcatgtacatgtaaacagcttcggtcacgtaactatgtcattgcatatacggtgagtaggcctgggcatacagttttaatgaaagattgtcaacgaaactaccaagacatcGACTCaatcgtatatatattatactattcaaatatatttaaaatcatgcagacaagtaccaaacaacacaagtccattcgtagtactataactaatatatcgttccatatcagttggatatttatatgtctattgatatagctctattgtgatgcttttctttaacagagggggtaatcacgtgacaaacaagatggcgacgtccatgccgaggcaggtatttttcgtcgttttataccctgtattacttgcattattattttttattccgctcactttccagtcatattaggaagaaagttactggcttttatttcatagtaatattcgctctatatctcgactttactcggtgcgaaatttcttagcgggatgacctaattagggctccactaagaaaatttgcggggagtaaagtcgagatatgaagcgaattttaatacgaaataaacgcttatcacctttttactgatatggctggaaagtgagcgtcattttaaaaaataaacagaagtaataaagggtataaaacggcgaaaaataactgtctcggtatggacgtcgccatcttgactatcacgtgataaccccctatgtttaatctaatctgaaaagtaaagaaaattattcgctaaagactaaAGACCTTAAGATaagaaggcacatcactaacgagctttaccatacatgacttttatttgctatatctataaagcatgccgaaaaaatagaacatgaataatgtttttcagaagaaatattgcatatgtcaagccgtttgtTTAAGGTCCTTCATTACaatacagctgacaaagtctgtttttcatgtcttttaaggatgttaCCTACTTgacccattcgtataggcggATGTAaatctgaacggtgtatttagtctttaatcctgtattaaacgtctgGCATACATGAATATCAGTGTTAGATCTGTTAtgtgtaattaataataataatagtaataacaacaaaagacttgaattttgacatttcctaaaagaaacactactgtcgtttaaatacttattatccactactgaatgggaagctaATCGGATAACGACGTTACTGGTCATCACTGTATTAATGGCaatgtttgtacctaccgcgcgcgctcagaaatcggaaaaccccacagcgcgcgagttccgaattaaatctattgtcACAATAAATCACGATATCGCtcggttgtttaaaaaataattcgtgtacgttatagtttgttgtcgaataacccacggccggaagtttagatgcgtaggtaTTAAATacaccggattattacgctggtggaaaatgtatcggcatgttttgtttagttacagctcCGCCCATCATTATTGCggaataacccatagacgattttcttctttgtttatataaaagttggcacgtgccgtgttaaaATTCTAGATGTACCTAAAATGTCCTTCTGAAGCAAATTTATGTATACACCAGCGTAAAACTTTAATACTATATCAATGTagcttttataataaaaacatatttatattacatGTAAGTTTTGCACAGTCTGAATGAAACACATATAGTATAAAAGCGTTTAAAACCAAAGACAGGCATATTCATTTGATTAAGATGAACATGAACCTGTCCAGTGTGTACTGTTATTTATATGGATCTAATATTGATGTtacatttttttccgcatttatatatatatcaattagtTTCTAATATATTAGTATGGTTTATCAAGGCACGGGTTTTCGACAAGAAGGAACTATTCGTGTCTGAAGAGGGTGCAAAGAGTTCATTTCATCAAAGCGGTCGAGTGAAGAGAGTAAAAACAGTACACAATCATGCAGGTACATGTATATCACTTacgtttgttttctttttatggtttatattgaaaataataagcaCAAACAAACGTTCTCAGGCAGATAGGTCAATCAACAGAAAATACCGATAGATAGTCATACGGACGGACTTATAAACGGACATATTCAAGAATCAACTTACCGGCAAACAAACATTAATGACAGGCGGACTTGAGGAATCGTTCGAGCGGACGGGCGGGCGAACAGATATACAGACGGACATATAAACAGACAGGCAGATAGATGAGACTGACTTATAGACTTTCAGACTTAAAGACGGAGAAACGGTGTACAGAGGTAATACAAATAAGGGGACCGACTGACACACAGACAAACCGCATTTATCTATCGACGTATGTTCTGTTGTTTGATTGTATATTAAACACACATCCTTAACCCGGAACAAAATTAGAGCTGTCTTTAAAACAAAAGGAATCAAATCAAATctacaacaaaataattaaaaactgacTTTAAACAATTGTGTTTCTATCATATCCGATTAATTTGTATATGCACACTCATTAATATTAATCAGTTCTCATTTACATGTTTaccaaatgtttataaaataagacTTTGAATATTAAAACCCAAATATTCGGAATATAAATGGTTtcatttattacacaaaatgtttttaaataaaaagtattaaagTAAGATGCCTTAGTAAAGAGTGATCAAGAAACCAATAggaatatatattgcaatatcaGAAAATGCCATAAACACTAGTATCAACAATATTATATAGTCATGTAGAATCTATATATtccaaaatgataataataatgaaatatcaCCACTGATCAAAATGAAATATGTTCATATCTAGATTCCAGAGAACTTCACAGAACTTTCTATCCGGATGACCGAAGCACTTGCTGACAGTGGAGCCGGGAATGATACTGTCATGGAGCGGAGAAAAGTTTACTTGTGGAGGGAGCGCATGGAAACGTTATTGCACGGAATAAATGGGAAACGTGTTGAGTGTTTTCATTTCGGGAGCCAGTCGGAAGGGACCACCACGCCCGGTCTCCACTCTGATATTGATGTGCTATTAAGTTACAAGTTTGCTAATATAATGAGAGACTGGGGAGACTGGGAGGCTGGGATGTGGAACCTTCTGATGCTCCACGACGACCTTACTCCTCCTCAACAGTACTTGCTACAAGCCATCGATAACGGATCACCGGAACCGGAGAGCCGATTGAGTGATATCTTCGTAAGGAACGACCATGGGCAAGTACTGTTGAGCGCTGAACAATTTAAAAAGCGCCTCAAGGATCTGGCGAGGGAACGTGCAGAGGCAACCCAAAATGGACCTTCTGTGAGTTATATACCTAATTGGGATATGGTATGTGCATTTCACGTACGCAAACctcttcctgaaatacaacaCTGGATAAACAGATGTAGAGGTAGAAACTGGCCATCTGCCCAGCTCCTTAATGCTGCACGGGTAACGTCGTGTTTCCTGGTACCAGCTGGTCATCCAGACAGTGAATACAAGCGCGAAGAATGGCGCCTATCTCCGAATCTTATAGAACGAATGCTTATGTTTAGCTTTAAtatgatacaaataaaatgttacatttttttgaaactgatgaaaaaaacattattcacTCAAATTGTTGGAGATTCTATAACAAGCTATCATTGCAAAACTATAATGTTTTACACAATAGAAAGAACTCATCCTTGTCTGTGGGTCGAACATAACCTTATGTTTCTACTTTGGCGTTGTTTACAAGTGTTAAGGAAATCACTGCGAATGGGACGGCTGCCGCATTATATCATAGAAGGAGTGAACTTGTTCGACGGAAAACTCTCTAGAGTGCAGCAGAGACGCCTTTTAGTGTATGTTGACTCCATGATAAGAAACAACTTacaagatgtattttatattgatataGATGAAATAGGATGTCGGTTACAAGCGCGTAGTGTTCGGCGAATTGGGCAAGCTGGGGAACTTGGGCGTATATGCTTAAGTAACAGCATCAGCTTACTGTTGAAGTTCGATTGCTTGGCTAGCTTATATATGTCATTAAGgggtttattaaataaaaaacccAGTTCCAATACAACATTCGAGAAAGAGATACAATGTTTACTACGTAATGCTTTTGAGTACTGCACCAATGTCAGATTGAAAAATGTTGCTTTAGAATTAATCAAACACCTGTACTCGTTACACATTTCAATTCAAGCATCGAAATGTTTGCGACTGCAAAACGCTGTTGAAAGCGACATTATAAGACGTTTCCAATATTCCTTAAACTTGGATGTAGCTTCTAGTCGCTTAAAGTTGGCTTCTTTATTGTACTGTAGTGGACATATTCACGCGGCAGTTAGAGTGTTGGAGGATGTGGAGAGGAGGTATTACAGAAAGGTCAAGGCTGTGTGCGGATGTAGATATATGAAAGGAGAACGTGATCGCCGAGTGTTAGGTAATACACTATCAGGTAACTGTGTCAAAGGATGCAGTGAACTGACGTTTGCATTATGTGTCAAGTTTTTTAGGCAAGAATCGCACTGCATTCCTTtcatattattgtttgaaatgaatcgtAATATCACTGAAGAAGAAGTTGCACAGAGGGATTTCGTTGATAAGCAATGGATGGACAGCGCTGAGGTGGATGCGCTTCCGTTTCTCTATTATCTTCAGTATCTCACTTATGGAAGACTCGGCGAACGTAACAAGCAGATTCATGCATGGAGAACATTGGAGTCATATTTATGTGATGCAAGAACTAGCATCAACCGGCATCACAATGAAACAGCACTGAACTTGGTGGGACACATATTTGAAATGGAAGGATACTATTATTGTGCGTTATATTACTATAGAGAATCGTTAAGTGTTTATGATACAAACAATGCTGCTAACTTGCACGTCCAGCGTGTTTTGCGCCTTATAAGTGGTTAAAAATACGATGCAATCATGTTTCTGGTGCATTTTATTACAGAATGTACTATCCACTATTTTAAGGATAAAAGCTTTGTGATTAGTTAGTTTGCTATGCTACACGTATTCAATGTTATAAAATGTCAGAAAACGCAATGTAtgaataatttcatttttgtcTCAAAATCTTGCCATCGCTAGTAGGATCTAATGTATGCGAAAAAACTGTTTAAATTGAGCAGCAACCTTGTTGTACATTATGTGGATCTTACATGCCTGTATGCTTATTAAATGTTTGTTGTGAATGTATGTCTTGAACATAAATACTATATATGGAGAACGCTACGTCAGAGATAGGCAGGTTTGACTTGTTCAATCATGGAGGCTAGTTTGCTGACAGGATAAGCTTCAATTCAAGACACTCAGGCCAGTTTTGTTCAAATGTGTGCGTTTGTTATTAGCACGTTTGTCTTATCCGATGCAATTGTTTTGTGTCTTACTCTTTAGTTATTGGTGGCTTGCCTTATATAAAGGAATACATAGTACAATAACGGTTTTCTACCATTTATGGTGTAGCTAAAAATTTGCACTATGTTTTCTTTTTAGATTTAAAAAGTATCCATATTGTTGAACATGCCAATCAAAACAAAGGAATCTAAATAATCTTAATCTAAATAAAACGAAAATCCGCATATGTAATTAAAGAGCGCTCAATACACATTATACAGTTCAGAATTTATTTCCATCACCTCCAGGCATTGTAATCAGTCTAATCGTATAGTGACCGAGCACAAAAGGGTcccatatatattcttttacGCATACAATTAGACAGCCGatataaagaagtattttttggCGAGTGTCCTAAATACTTTCAATGAACATTAATACATATTTGAAGTGTCAATGGAATACCTATAGTAGTCACAGAAAATAATCACTATTACCTGTATTTAGTATTCCAAAGAGGACCTTAATTATGTGTGGAAGTTTATTGTATTCGTGATTTCCCCTAACTTCGTCGAGAGGAGCTGATCACAGATCCTTTAGAGGAGGAAAAAAGGGGATCGCGTGGCATATTAGGTTTGTTTCCGaaaatgtttttgatttgttccttgaaataaaaataatgcatagTGGTCTTACGGCTCAATGATATTTGTATTGCTTCCGTCGTTTAGTTTTATGTTTAGATGGTCGATATGTTGTGGGAGGATGTTTATTGTGCAGCTATCAATCTGTTAAGCGACATGGTCACTAGGGCGTAAGTAGGACACAGACAAATGGGTTTATGGGTATGATCCCTATTCGGCCTGTCATTGATTCCCTGTTTATATTTTTGCGATGCTTgtttatttttgcccagataGTAGCCTTATTTATTCGCATAAGGGCTTTTAGTCAGTTCCCGAGGTGTGTCTTTGAATTTCTTTTAGGAAGTTACGTTCCTTTTTGCATCGAACAACTAATTTAAGTGTGTGATCTTTCCATGTTAAATTTTATCGATGGGTCACCCGAAGGAACTTGATAATATCAAGAAACGGAATTTGTATGTTACAATAACCCCAGTACTACTAAAAAGCATACTACAGTGTTCCCCGAGTACGGAAAATACGCTTGATGACACCCGGTATAgaactgtacccgagttttatccCCGCCCAAATATCCGATTTCGTAAAACAAGCTACCGAATAATGCGACATTACGAAACAAACCCCTCTTTGAACATAAGCTACgtaaacatgctttttgagtatgagttttgataataaagaggccattttacagaaaattgacataaatattaacttacttaatttaaaaaaaaagaacagacAACGACCGATTTATCTCTTAGTATTCCCgagtacgttttagtatattttccgtacccggggtaccaTGTAGTATACTtaggagtacccggggtacttttaactagtacccgagccgacaatgaccgttCGAGTGTTATTTGGCCATCGTTGatgcaacctccgcgcagagatttggcgggaaccagcatagctgaagCGTTCAAGGaccgacaactctgcgtggagattgtcgTTCATGAAGTAAAGGTTGTTGTTAAGGCATTTCAGAAGATATTCTGCATTTCCGGCACATCGCGGATTACATGGCGCGTTGTTGTAGTGGTAGAGGTGGTATGTTTGTTGTTGATGCTGAAGTGGTTGTGAGTGGTTGTGTTGGTGATGACGGTTGATCGCTTCGTATTTGTTTGGAGTGCTGGCTGATTGAAGATACCTGCGGTTGTTGTTGGGATTTGGATGTTGTTTTGCTGTTGTTGcttttgataatgatgatgggtGTTTGCAGATTGTTGTCGTGGGCTCATTGATTCGGTTAGTATCGCTATCgttcatcatttttttaaacggctAAGATATCAAATTCCATTTAACCGACTAGAAGTTCTCTATATTCGAATTTTTGGAATTGGTTTAGATAGTAttaatgttgttatttgtttcattcaatttttttccaTGATCTTCATTGCGTAGTTAAGGTAAGTCGGGCATTATGTATATGCCGCGCTGTAATTGTCGTTGCAACACACACATTTTGGTTCGATCTGTTTTGACGCGTGTGGTAGGTGTGATTACCTGCTCAGGAGCTCGTTTAAACGCCGATTAAGCGCGGCATGTCCGTAAAGCGCGGATTTAACATTTAATCCTAGTAATTTTAGTTGCGCGTATTTTGATTTATCAAATATGTTCTTTCCGCTCGAATCGCGTTTGTCTACCATATATTGAGTTTGCTCTCCGATAAGCGCAGtcgttggtacacgcgcttctcaaccaaaattgaaaatctttcagaGAAAACTAAATTGCTGGAAAAAGTCCCAATGTAAGTAAATGTTGTAAAAAAATAAGGTAGGCAAACAGGGATACACTACCGATCCATACATAATGTAGCCTCAGGACCGGAAGGACCAaaaaaacttcgaaatacacacacatccTATACGGAGGTTTCGGTAGTTCGACCTCTGTGCATGAACGGTGTCCATTGGGGGTCGTCATGGTGAGTGAAAAATAGATATGGTCACCGTGAAAAAGTGTGCATAATAACACTACTGCTTATTCCTTCGAGCATACATTTTTTCGCGGTTCAATCGTTTTGGCGCGTTATGCTTAGGTATTTATGTGCGGTACAATTGTTTTGGCTCCCGACACTGATATCTGTCAGTGTCAgtgtcactctggatcagcagacgatttattgctttaaGCATATCTTACGGAAGATTCCggaaatagtcgatgtatcacgattgccgTCAGTGTATATAAAACTGCGCGGGCAACGTAGAACGACATCCAAGGCTTCATATTGCACATCTACACTTTTCCTTAGATAAGTATATGAAttgtatttaatcattttttgaGGAACATATgtgcttttattattttattatttgaagcttctattactactattatGTTTCATTGATTTGAGTTTGGAAAGCTAAGAGTTAAAATTTAAACTGTTCAGACAAGTACCGAATATGTCTTAGAATTCTTACGTTTGTGGTTTGTGTTTCGTTTTAGTTTTCGTCTCTCTGAACGTTCAATGGTCGTCGACGGTTCCGCAGGTTTCAATATCAAAGACGTTAATCGAGACGTTATTTTCGACGGTAGTAGAAGTTTTGTGAACATCATTGCGTGctccatagataaaaaataagTTCATTTATAGATCTTTGCGCATTCCGTAAAGGCGAACAATAGTTGCTACTAGTGTCGGTACACAGCTTCTAACCTGAATTTTACAAGTTGAAAAGAAGCTGCCAttacaagatatatacataaCATGCCATTACATACCTAAGATATCTCTATATTACCCATCTAATGGACATAAAATAAAGAACATGCCGTAACCtgcttaaaaaacaacaacaacaacaacaacaaacacaaactgttattattttaaacatgtaatgtGTGCATGTGCGTTTTAGCTGTGGACGTGAAAGCAAAATAGCGCAAGACCATGGACTTAAGTTATAAATGTTCCTATTCATATAGCAAGTACTTCCCAGCAAAAAAGTTCATACATTTTCAAGTACCTTTTAAATAggaaatattctttgattttgaggctttacaaatatttgttttgtataagCCGACAGAACCTTATTTCAATGTGTTACGTTGAATGTTTTGTAGGTTTTTCAGGTTCAGGTTTTGATTAGTGTTACACTCAAACATATTCGCAGAAAAGACGTTTACATACTTAGAGACACATATTTGACCGATTTATATCATGGAGCATCCTAATCAAAGTCGGAAGCAACTTGTGTATAGGGGAAGTAACTTGTGTTTATCGAAAGAAAATTTGTATAAAGGGGAGTGTTTAGTAAAGAAAGGCTTACGAACAGAAGGTTGTTCTGCATACCGCAATATTTTAATACTATAAAAATCCAAATGGAGAAAACTTAAACATCGACTTTGAAGAAGCTTTAAATATGCGTGAGAGATAAAAATGTTTGCACAAGAGTTGACCTTATCAGTTAATATCGACAGGTGGATGACATTGTTTACCACGAAAGTTGCTAAAACATAGGCGAGATATCCATGAAAATGATTAACATTGGGTTGATAATGTCAGTGTTAAGTTGCATTAGTATTTCGGATAAAGGCAGGGTGCGGTACATTCATCTGAGCATTGTTAAACGTGCTAAAATGATGttataataaagataaaaagtgCTTGTATCATAGTTGAAATGAACTGACTTTTGAGTCGGAATTACAAGTACAGCCGTTTAGTTGGTGGTCTGGATGAGTCAACATGAGAAGAAATGCGTAAGTGATGCAGTTACAGACAAATGCTACTCAATTTGTTAAGAATTATTATGAGAAATTTGAATATTGACAGCAATTTCTTTACACACGTGAAAAATAAGATCCTTATGATCAAACAAGTGAAACATAAGATTTGCTTCTAAAAACATTGTAATACTGTTGCAATATGTAGCTAACAAGTGATAATTAAATCTATCTACTAATGAGACTTGATgtctattattattaatttttatctgAACGCGGACGAGAATCgttaaatgaaaaacataattatatagatGCTATCTTTTTAACAGAGCACGAAAACCTTCAAATATTGAACGAATTAAAAATCTATACAATTAAATCGATTGTATTTATTCAGCATTTTTTCCAGCCGCCTGATCTTTGCACTACTTCTGGCATCGACACTTGCGTTGGTTGTTCCAGTGTTATACCAAAGAATATGGCGATTATTTGTTCGAGTCAGCGATGATGATCTGAGTCAGCTTAGACAACGATCGCTAGTGTTCATCAAAGTTCACAAAACCGGTAGTTCCACTATAGCCAACATCTTGCAGCGTTACGGTCATAGGAACGAGTTGAATTTCGCTTTGCCGAATAAGACCGTTGGGGAAATCAGATACAATTACTTTGGAGGAATTGGGGGAACATTAGATCGATCGAAAATGATACCGTCGAAAAAGAATCGGCCGAACAGCGGATTTAACATTTTGTTCAATCACGTCATCTACAATTGGACAGCGTTTGTTGAAATATTCCCGCCAAATAACAGTAGTTACGTCACAATGATACGAGAACCGGTGTCGCATTTTGAATCGGCCCTCTTGTATTTTGTCCACGACAATATTTTCAATGTCGCCACAGAAAACACCACAGCATACTTGGAGAATCCGGCGGCGTACGAACCTGAGGACGCTTACATTTCGTTTACAAACAACCGGCAGGCGTTAGATCTTGGTATTCCTCCGCGGCATCTGAGGAACGCCAAATACGCGGAGACGTACATTAAACTGCTCGATAAAACTATGCATCTGGTCATGATTACTGAATATTTTGATGAATCGTTGATCATGCTAAAAAGGAAGTTTTCTCTACAGCTTCGGGATATTAtttacattcccaaaataaaAAGTACCaagattttgattttaaattcaGTAGCAATGACCTGGCTTTGTTGAGGGAGTGGTTGTTAGCAGACGACATGATTTaccaacatttttatttaaaatttcaccTGGCGCAAAAAGACGAACCACAGATCATGGAAGAGACATCTCATTTTAAACAAGTTCTGGAGAAAACGTGGACATTTTGCGAAGGAACCGAACATACAAATCGTCTGCTTATAGAAGAATCTCAATGGAATACCCGCTTTGAATTAACGGCATTGGATTGTGCATACATGAACCTGAGTGAACTTGATTTTTTAGATAAACTTTTGCACGACCGTTGATCTTAAGGATTGAATCGAAACATACTCATTGAGTTATAACACTGAGCAGAAATTTCgtcgaatatatatttttttcgtcAAGGCCTAGACGTTTCGGATTAATGTTTGCGTAATATAACAATGACTtagtatgttttatataatttgcgtaagttttatatatatcatatcAGTCTATATGTGCTGCATGGTAATGGAATCGAAAACCTTTAGCCAAAAGCAGTCAGACAACATATTCGGCAAAAGAGTGATAGGTTTAGTTTAAAACGTGTTAAACTCCGGTGAGCG
This sequence is a window from Dreissena polymorpha isolate Duluth1 chromosome 16, UMN_Dpol_1.0, whole genome shotgun sequence. Protein-coding genes within it:
- the LOC127862152 gene encoding uncharacterized protein LOC127862152, which translates into the protein MQIPENFTELSIRMTEALADSGAGNDTVMERRKVYLWRERMETLLHGINGKRVECFHFGSQSEGTTTPGLHSDIDVLLSYKFANIMRDWGDWEAGMWNLLMLHDDLTPPQQYLLQAIDNGSPEPESRLSDIFVRNDHGQVLLSAEQFKKRLKDLARERAEATQNGPSVSYIPNWDMVCAFHVRKPLPEIQHWINRCRGRNWPSAQLLNAARVTSCFLVPAGHPDSEYKREEWRLSPNLIERMLMFSFNMIQIKCYIFLKLMKKTLFTQIVGDSITSYHCKTIMFYTIERTHPCLWVEHNLMFLLWRCLQVLRKSLRMGRLPHYIIEGVNLFDGKLSRVQQRRLLVYVDSMIRNNLQDVFYIDIDEIGCRLQARSVRRIGQAGELGRICLSNSISLLLKFDCLASLYMSLRGLLNKKPSSNTTFEKEIQCLLRNAFEYCTNVRLKNVALELIKHLYSLHISIQASKCLRLQNAVESDIIRRFQYSLNLDVASSRLKLASLLYCSGHIHAAVRVLEDVERRYYRKVKAVCGCRYMKGERDRRVLGNTLSGNCVKGCSELTFALCVKFFRQESHCIPFILLFEMNRNITEEEVAQRDFVDKQWMDSAEVDALPFLYYLQYLTYGRLGERNKQIHAWRTLESYLCDARTSINRHHNETALNLVGHIFEMEGYYYCALYYYRESLSVYDTNNAANLHVQRVLRLISG
- the LOC127862159 gene encoding galactosylceramide sulfotransferase-like; amino-acid sequence: MRRNARLIFALLLASTLALVVPVLYQRIWRLFVRVSDDDLSQLRQRSLVFIKVHKTGSSTIANILQRYGHRNELNFALPNKTVGEIRYNYFGGIGGTLDRSKMIPSKKNRPNSGFNILFNHVIYNWTAFVEIFPPNNSSYVTMIREPVSHFESALLYFVHDNIFNVATENTTAYLENPAAYEPEDAYISFTNNRQALDLGIPPRHLRNAKYAETYIKLLDKTMHLVMITEYFDESLIMLKRKFSLQLRDIIYIPKIKSTKILILNSVAMTWLC